From the Paraflavitalea soli genome, the window CTTTCGAGTTTGCTCATGATCTCTGCACGTTGTGCTTCGATATCGCTTTCGATGAGGGCCTTGTGAGATACTACAGCGTTCTTGATCGCTTCGTTGATCTTCACTACCTTGAACTCCATGGTCTTACCTACAAACTGATCGTAATCAGTTACAGGCTTAACGTCAATTTGTGAACCAGGCAGGAACGTTTCCATACCAAATACATCCACAATAAGACCACCCTTGGTTTTAGAGGTAACAGTACCGGTAATAACTTCGCCGGTTTTGTGTACTTCCACAATACGCTCCCAGGCACGGGTAATACGAGCTTGTTTACGGCTGAGGTTCAGGTGACCATCCCGGTCTTCCTTCTCAACAACCATCACTTCTACCTCATCACCTGTTTTCAGGTTAACCAGGTCACGGAACTCGTTCAGGGAAACGAGACCATCACTTTTGAAACCAATGTTGATAACCACGTCAGTCTTGGTCATGGCTACCACCAGGCCTTTCACCAGCTCTCCGTCAGTAACGGCTTTGAAAGTACCTTCATAAACAGCATCGTACTTCTGTTTTTCTTCTTTGCTGTAAGAAGCAACATTGCGTTTGTCAATGCTCCAGTCAAAATCATCATGAGCGCCCGGATCTTCATAAACCGGAGCAGCTGCCACAGGTGCAGTTGGTGTCGCTGTAGCCTCTTCCACAGGTGCAGAAGAAGACTCCTGTGCATCAGCGTTTAGTTGTTTAACAATTAAATTTTCAAACATGATAGAATCCCGAAGGTTTTTAAATTCGGGAGGCAAAGATACGTCAAAATGCTGAACAGCAGTGGGTTTTTACTGTTTTTTTGCCTGAATAAAACGCTCATCCGCAAGCTTTTATAATGCCCTCGAAAATAGCCCCGGGAAGTCAATTCCTGCCATCCCTTTTATACTAATTTATAAATGCAGGCATCCTGTTGATTATTATTTTTGTGCAAAACATTTCAAAGCAACCAGTTTTCTGCTATTTTTGAAACCTTTTTACACCAAGCGTATACAATGATCACACCGGTTCTAATTCAGTTATTTGAGGAAGGCTTAACTAAACTAACAGGAGAAATCACCGCCTACCCGGACGATGCAAGCCTTTGGGTAACCAAGGAAGGGATCAACAACCCTGGCGGCAATCTCTGCCTCCACCTCACTGGCAACCTCCAGCATTTTTTGGGAGCTGTATTGAATGATTCGGGTTATGTACGTAACCGCGATGCCGAATTCAAAGTGAAGAATATCGTGAAAGCCAAATTGCTCAATGAAATAGAAGAGACCAAAACAGCTGTTAAGGATACCCTTGAGCAGGTAAGCAGAAAAGTATTGGATAAGACCTATCCCCTGCCCATCAATGGTGAAATGGTCAATACTGAATACTTCCTCGTATACCTGTTGGCTCACCTCAACTACCATATTGGTCAGATCAATTACCACAGAAGATTAGTGGCCCAGGTGCCCGCGTAAAAAGCTATGTCTGGCTGAGCCTGTCGAAGCCACCTTCGACAAGCTCAGGCCGACATCCCCGCTATCGAAGCAGCCGCAATGAACCCGCTGGTCCATGCATGCTGAAAATTAAATCCACCCGTAATTCCATCTACATCCAGTATTTCACCGGCAAAGAAAAGCCCGGGAACCTGTTTGCTCTGCATCGTATTGGCATCAATTTCCGATAGCCTGATACCACCGGCAGTTACAAACTCTTCTTTAAAAGTAGTTTTCCCACTTACAGCAAACTCCTGCGCACAGAGATACTTTATAAGCTTGTTTTGTTCTTTAGCAGGCAGGTCCGCCCAACGCATATGTTCGCTGACACCAGCTTGCAGCAGGAAATAATCCCATAACCGTTGCGGCAAGCCAAAAGGATTGCGGTTGGCGATCTTTTGCGTAGCCAGCTCAAATCGCCAGCCCTGCATCGCCTCCCGTAAACTGTTTTCATTATACCCAGTGAGCCAGTTGACGGCAATGGTAAATTGATAATTACCGGCGGCCAACTCCCTGGCGCCCCAGGCCGATAGCCGGAGTACCACCGGACCACTCATGCCCCAATGGGTGATCAGCAAAGGTCCATTGGCGTTGAGCTTACTACCCATAATACGCACCTGTGCATCCGGCACAGACACGCCCATCAGCTGTGTAATATTATTACCCGGCATATTAAAAGTAAACAGCGAAGGAACCGGCTCTTCGATCGTATGCCCCAACTGTTTTAACCAGTCAAACATTGCCGTTTTGGGATATCCCCCACAAGCGATGCATACATAGTCCGCAGTTAGTTGCCGCTCGCCAGATAGCTCAATGATAAACTTGTTTGCTGTCAATAATTGACTCGCCTCTCCTATCTCCCCACTCCTGAATTCTGGATTCTGGATTCTAAATGCTGGATCCTCTTCCACGCTCTTCACTTCTGATGACATCCTGATCTCTATCCCATACTTGTTCACTTCCCGCAGCAGGCAATCAATGATCGTTTGCGAGGAATCTGTTTCCGGGAACATCCGGCCATCTGCTTCTGTTTTCAGGTTTACACCCCGCTCCTCAAACCACTGTATCGTATCCGTTGTAAAAAACTGGTGAAATGTCTTCTTCAGGAAGTTGGTCCCCCGGGGATACTTGCGTACCATGTCCCCTATCTCAAAGCAGGCATGGGTTACATTACAACGCCCGCCACCTGATACTTTTACTTTGGATAATATCTTATTACTTTTTTCCAGGATGATCACTTCCAGATGGGGGGCTAGGCGGGCAGCATTTACAGCACAGAAAAAACCGGCAGCTCCGCCTCCTATTACCACCAGCCTTTTCGTTTTTTCCGCCATACGCTATTGTTAAGTCGATCCCGGTAAAAGAAAACCCTCCGGGAAGAGGGTTATAAATGAGTTACAATAGTTTGTTCACGTATCCAATCCTTAGCCAACCAGCACCGATTGATCAGTGACCAGGTGAGCATTCGCTTTTTCTGCTGCTTCAATAATACCATAATCAGACAGAATATCTGCTTCGTTCTTTTGCACACACACATCGTGTTCAAAGTGCACAGAAGGAGAATGATCTACCGTACGCACCGTCCAGCCATCTGATTCGGTATACACTTCTTTTTTACCCATATTGATCATTGGCTCAATAGCCAGTACCGTACCTTCTTTCAGTTTGGCGCCGGAACCACGCTTGCCATAGTTTGGAACCTGGGGATCTTCGTGCAGGCTTTTGCCCAATCCGTGTCCTACCAGTTCACGCACTACGCCATAACCATATTTCTTTTCAGTATGCTCCTGTATGGCCGAGCCGATATCACCAACCCGGTTGCCGGCAACTGCCTTTTCGATACCCTTGTACAACGACTCTTTGGTAACGCGTATCAGCTTTAATACTTCAGGTTTTACATCACCGATGGCAAATGTATAGGCATGGTCGCCATGATAGCCATTTTTTACAATGCCAATATCGACAGAGATAATGTCGCCATCTTTTAACTCAGTTTTATTGGGAAAACCATGTACCACCACATCGTTTACCGAAATGCAGGAGTTGAACGGATAACCATGGAAATTAAGAAAAGATGGTACGCCGCCATGATCCGCTATCATTTCACCAATGGTTTTATCCAGTGAAAGGGTAGTAATACCAGGACGAAGTATTTTAGCTATTTCTGCTAAGGTGGCACTCACCAGTAAAGCGCTATGGCGCATAAGTTCCACTTCAGCCGGTGTTTTAATATAGACCATTATCGTTTGTATCTTTTGTTTAAAACAAAACCTGACAACTACTATAACAGTTGCCAGGTTTTAAAGTTGTAAAATGATGTATTACAAGGAGGCAGGCGATACTGTCTGACGGCCTTGTACGCGCCCACTCTTCATCAAACCATCGTATTGACGCATTAAAAGTTGAGTTTCAATTTGTTGCAAAGTATCCAAGATTACACCCACCATGATCAGCAGAGATGTTCCTCCAAAGAAGGAAGAGAAAGACTGCTGAACGCCAAGGCGTTGTGCAAATCCGGGCAGGATACCTACTACCGCCAGCAATACGGCGCCTGGCAGGGTGATCTTGTCCATTACTGAACCGATATAATCAGCTGTGGGTTGACCAGGCTTCACACCGGGGATAAAACCATTGTTACGCTTCAGGTCATCAGCAATTTGCTTAGGATTGAAGATCAAGGCAGTATACAGGAAGGTAAAACCTACCACCATCACTGCGTAGATCAACATATACCAGAAATTACTGTGGTCACCGAATATTTTGGCCAGGCCACGGGTAGAATCGAAGTTAGACAACAAAGTAGGCAGGAACATGATTGCCTGGGCAAAGATGATCGGCATTACACCAGCACTGTTCACCTTAATAGGCAGGAACTGGCGGGCACCACCAAACTGGCGATTACCAACGATCTGCTTGGCATATTGTACAGGTATTTTGCGTACACCCTGGATCAGGATGATCAGGCCCATGATGATGGCAACCAGTACAGCAATCTCAATAACGAAGAGCAACAAACCACGGCCGCTTCCACCGGTAGTCTTAGCACTCCATTCCTGCATCAATGATTGGGGAAGACGAGCCAGGATACCTACCATGATGATCACAGAACTACCATTACCCAATCCTTTATCGGTGATCTTTTCACCCAGCCACATTACGAATAAAGTGCCGGCACTGAGGATCACAGTTGTTGAAAGCCAGAAATAACCAGCATATGCTTCCACCATTGCATCCTTGTTGGTCTGGTGCAGGTAGGCCACATAAGCACTGGCCTGCAGGATAGCAACAGCTACAGTCAGGTAACGGGTGTACTGATTGATCTTTTTACGTCCACTCTCCCCTTCTTTCTGCATTTTCTGGAATGGTGGGTAGAGAATGGTCATCAGCTGCATGAAGATCGAAGCGGAGATATAAGGCATGATACCCAATGCCAGGATGGAAGCCTGTGAGAAGGCGCCACCGGCAAAAGCATCAATGAGGCCAAGAATACCACCACCTGATGCGGCTGTATTGATCCGGGTAGGATCAATACCTGGCAGTACGATATGTGTACCGAGGCGATATACGGCTATCAGGGTAATGGTCACCAGGATCTTACTCTTCAGTTCCTCAATACTCCAGATGTTCTTCAGGGTTTGTATGAATTTTTTCACGGAATCCAGAAATTTTTTATGATGGCCTCTGTTTTGAAAACCACAAACAGGTTTGCTGAAAAGACCATTCAATCCTTATGGCAAACCTGCTGTACCGTTATATAAAACCGGTTAACTACTAATCTGTTTTTAACAAAAAAGACGCATGCTAGGATGCGTCTGTGCAAGTTACGTAAAATTACTTTACAATTTCCACAGTCCCACCGGCTGCTTCAATAGCAGCTTTAGCTTTGTCGCTCACTGCATTTATCTTGAAAGTTACTTTAGTTTTCAGCTCGCCATTTCCCAGCACTTTTATCAGGTCGGTGCGGCTTATCAGTCCGTTGATGTAAAGGTTCTCCAGGGAGAATTCTTTCAGTTCATATTTCTCAACCAGATGATCTACCTGACCGAGGTTAAATACTTTGTATTCAACCCTGTTTATATTATTAAATCCACGTTTTGGCAAACGACGCTGGATTGGCATCTGACCACCCTCATGGGCGTTTTTGCGTTGGTAACCGGCCCGGCTTTGTCCACCTTTGTTACCTTTGGTAGAAGTACCACCCTTACCGGATGCTTCACCACGGCCAAGTCTTTTCTCTTTATGCGTTGCGCCTTCTGCGGGCTTGATCTGATGTAATTTCATGTTTTTTGATTTTTACTCAACGGGGAATCTCCCCTCGCTTTTTAATGTGTTAATTAGTCAATTTGAAAATTTGAAAATGATGCAATCGGATGTAATAATAATCATCAAATTAGCACATTATCAAATCATCAAATTAATTAGGCCTGCTCTACTTTTACCAGGTGGGTTACAGTGCGAACCATACCCAGGATCTGCGGTGTAGCTTCTACTTCTTTAGTAGCATTCAGTTTGTTCAATCCCAGTGCCTGCAAGGTCAGTTTTTGACGCTCAGGTCTGTCGATTCCGCTTTTTATTAAAGTGATCTTGATCTTGCTCATGATTTAATCATTATGATCGGCCGTTTACCAGTCAACAGTTGTCTTGCGACACCTGTTTCCCGGCTTTCGACTGAAAAGTTATCCGTTAAATACTTTCTTCAGGTTCAGTTTGCGTTGTTTGGCAATAGTGATCGGCTCACGCAACAGCGCCAGTGCAGCAAAAGTAGCTTTTACCACGTTGTGCGGGTTAGCAGAACCGAGAGACTTGGCCAATACGTCGGTAATACCTACGCTTTCCAATACAGCGCGCATGCTGCCTCCGGCGATTACACCGGTACCATGAGCGGCTGGCTTGATCAATACCTTGGCTGCACCAACTTTCGCCCACTGATCGTGGGGTACAGTACCATGCATAATAGGAACTTTTATGAGGTTCTTCTTAGCATCTTCGATGCCTTTGGTAATTGCTTCCTGTACTTCTTTGGCTTTTCCGAGACCATGTCCTACCACACCGTTTTCATTACCTACTACTACCAGGGCAGAAAAACTGAAGGCGCGACCACCTTTAGTGGTTTTTACCACCCGGTTGATGGCTACCACTTTCTCTTTCAGCTCAAGATCGCCGGCTTTAACTCTGTTTAAATTAACTTTTGCCATTATTTCGATTTGACGATTTTAATTGTAAATATCCTAAGGGATTAGAATTGCAAACCACCTTCACGTGCACCATCAGCTACACTCTTCACACGGCCATGATACAGGTTGCCACCGCGATCGAATATTACAGCGCTGAGTCCCAGTTCAGTAGCCTTGCGGGCAATTGCCAAACCTACCAGTTTGCTTTTTTCAATCCTGGTACCTTTCTGAGCAGCAATTTCCTTATCCTTAGAAGAAGCCGCAGCCAGTGTTACACCAGTAACGTCGTCGATCAGTTGCACATAGATATCCTGATTGCTTCTGAAAACGGACAGTCTTGGTTTAGTAGCTGTGCCGGATACTTTCTTACGGATCCGGTAGCGGATTTTCTGTCTTTTTACTAATTTATTCATTGCTCTTTATTTTATATCCCCCGATACTGCCGGGAGTTAATTTTCAAATTATTTACCAGCAGCCTTACCAGCTTTACGACGAATAACTTCACCAGCGTATTTAACACCTTTTCCTTTGTACGGCTCTGGCTTACGGAGGCTACGCAATTTAGCGGCTACCTGACCGATCAGTTGTTTGTCAATACCTTCCAGGCTGATCTTAGGATTCTCCCCTTTTTCCTGGGAAGTAGCCAGTTTCAGTTCCTTGGGTATTTCGAAAATTATATTGTGAGAGTAACCGAGCGACAAGTCGAGCAGGTTACCCTGGTTAGAAGCTTTGTAACCCACACCCACCAGCTCAAGATTTCTCTTGTAGCCTTCTGTTACACCTTTTACCAGGTTGGCTACCAGGGCACGGTATAAACCATGCATAGCACGGTGGCGGATCTGGTCAGTTGGACGTGCAAAAGTGACTGTGTTGTCTTTAATTTCTACAGTGATATCACGATCGATAGCCTGTTTTAATTCACCTTTAGGGCCTTTTACAGTCAGTACATTGTCCTTTCCTATCGCGGCAGTAACGCCAGCCGGCAGTACTACGGGTTGTTTACCTATACGAGACATAAAAAATCAGTTTAATTATTACCGTTTATTGTTTCCTGCTACCGACCGGTCAGCCTGGTATAGGCCCGGCTTAATGTATCAGTAACATGTATGAGCCATAAGAATGGCTCATAAGATTAATAGATGTAGCAAAGAACTTCACCACCTACGTTCTGCACTTTGGCTTGCTTATCGGTCATTACTCCTTTAGAAGTACTGAGGATAGCTACACCCAAACCATTCTTCACACGTTTGAACTCAGCAGGGGTAGCATATTGACGCAAACCCGGGCGGCTTACTCTTTCCAAAGACCTGATGGCAGGTTCTTTTGATTGAGCATCATACTTCAGGGCGATCTTGATCACACCTTGTTTGTTGTCATCCTCAAATTTGTATTTCAGGATGTAGCCTTGATCGTACAGAATTTCTGTAATACGCTTTTTAAGGTTAGAAGCCGGGATCTCTACGATACGGTGGCCTGCTAATTGTGCGTTACGAACTCTGGTCAGAAAATCTGCTATAGGATCTGTTACCATTTTTATAGAAGTTATGTATCAGTTCTAAATATTATTGAATCTATTCTACAGGATGCACTGCTACGGGACTGATAGTTACCGTAACCCATATCCTGCAGCAGTTTATTACCAGGAAGCCTTACGCACACCCGGGATCTTACCGTTAAGGGCCATCTCACGGAAAGTAACACGGGAGAGACCGAAATAACGCATGTATCCTTTGGGACGACCAGTCAACTGGCAGCGATTTTTCAGGCGAACCTTAGAAGAATTCTTCGGCAGTTCATCCAATGCCTGCCATTCTCCGGCAGCTTTCAAAGCAGCACGCTTTTCAGCATACTGAGCTACCATGTGTTCTCTTTTCCTTTGTCTGGCTTTAACTGACTCTTTTGCCATAATAATTACAAATTCGAATTTTGAATATCGGGACCAGAAAGTCGTACGATCAGATCCCGGATTTGTATTTTGTACTTCGTTTTTAGTACGCTGAGGTACTTAGTCTTTCTTACGGAACGGCATACCCATTTCCTTCAGCAGCTCATAAGCCTCTTCGTTGGTATTTGCCGTTGTAACGAAAGTGATATCAAGACCGGTGATCTTGTTTACCTTATCGATATCGATCTCCGGGAAAATGATTTGTTCTGTAACTCCGAGAGTATAGTTACCACGACCATCAAATGCCTTCTCATTCACACCTTTGAAGTCACGTACACGAGGTAAAGCGGTAGCGATCAGCCTATCCAGGAACTCATACATCTTCACTCCACGCAGCGTAACACGGGCGCCGATTGGCATGTTCTTACGCAGTTTGAAGTTAGAGATATCCTTCTTGGACATAGTAGTAACCGCTTTCTGACCAGTGATCTGTGTAAGCTCATCTACTGCTATATCTACCAGTTTCTTATCGCTTACAGCACCGTTCACACCACGGTTCAGGCAGATCTTTTCCAGACGGGGAACCTGCATAATGCTGTCGTAGTTAAAACGCTTCATCAGGGCAGGTACAACATCTTTCTTGTACTTATCTGCTAATCTCGGAGAATATTTTGTTGTGCTCATTTTTTAAAGCTTTGAACTATGTGCCGCGAGCTGCGAGCCTATAGCGTTTGCAATAATCTATCTTAATTGCTGCAGCCCGTAGCTTATAGCCCGTAGCCGGCAGCTTGGTTTACTTTATAACTTCACCGGATTTCTTGGAAACACGTACCAGTTTGCCATCTTCGCGGGTACGCTTTGCCTTGGTGGCTTCGCCTTTTTTGGCATCCCACAACATCACATTCGAAATGTGGATAGGTGCTTCCTTCTTCACGATACCGCCTTTGGTATCACGGGCAGAAGGCTTGGTGTGACGGGTAACGATGTTCACTCCTTCAATCAGCACCCTTTCTTTGTCTGGATAGATCTCCAGCACTTTGCGGGGCTTCTTAACATCTTTATCGTCACCTGTGATCACCACCACGGTGTCACCTTTTTTAACGTGGAACTTTGGTTTAAATCTGTTGCTCATTTTCTTATACTTTATCTCTTACAGAGAATTATTGACTAAGCTTTTGTTGACAGTAGATGTGTGAATAAATCGTTATTCACCACCCAACTATAATACTTCAGGCGCCAGTGAAATGATCTTCATGTAACCCTTATCACGCAGTTCACGTGCAACGGGTCCGAAAATACGGGTGCCACGGGGCTCATCAGAAGCATTCAACAATACTACTGCATTGTCATCAAAGCGGATATAAGATCCGTCTTTGCGGCGCAGCTTGTTCTTGGTACGAACAATAACGGCTTTAACAACAGTACCTTTTTTAATACCACCGGCAGGAATTGCATCCTTTACGGTAACAACAATCTTATCGCCGATCTTCGCGTAATCCTGGCCACTATTACCCAACACACGGATACACAATACTTCTTTGGCACCACTATTATCAGCTACGTTTAATCTGCTTTCTTGCTGAATCATTTTTTTAAGCTTTAAGCTTTTAGCTATTAGGAGTTAGCCAATAGCTAATGATGAAATATATATTCCTAGAGTTGTCAGCCAAAAGCTAATCGCTAATAGCTAACGGCTTATTCGTTACTTAGCCTTCTCAACTACTTCAACCAGCCTCCAGCGTTTAGTTTTGCTGAGCGGACGGGTTTCCATGATCTTAACCACATCACCTATAGTACACTCATTCTTTTCATCATGAGCATGGAACTTGGTGGTCTTCTTTACGAACTTACCATAGATCGGGTGCTTTACTTTTCTTTCTACCGCAACGGTAATGGTTTTAGCCATCTTGTTGCTGGTTACAACACCAGTTCTTGTTTTACGCAAATTTC encodes:
- a CDS encoding DinB family protein, with product MITPVLIQLFEEGLTKLTGEITAYPDDASLWVTKEGINNPGGNLCLHLTGNLQHFLGAVLNDSGYVRNRDAEFKVKNIVKAKLLNEIEETKTAVKDTLEQVSRKVLDKTYPLPINGEMVNTEYFLVYLLAHLNYHIGQINYHRRLVAQVPA
- a CDS encoding BaiN/RdsA family NAD(P)/FAD-dependent oxidoreductase — translated: MAEKTKRLVVIGGGAAGFFCAVNAARLAPHLEVIILEKSNKILSKVKVSGGGRCNVTHACFEIGDMVRKYPRGTNFLKKTFHQFFTTDTIQWFEERGVNLKTEADGRMFPETDSSQTIIDCLLREVNKYGIEIRMSSEVKSVEEDPAFRIQNPEFRSGEIGEASQLLTANKFIIELSGERQLTADYVCIACGGYPKTAMFDWLKQLGHTIEEPVPSLFTFNMPGNNITQLMGVSVPDAQVRIMGSKLNANGPLLITHWGMSGPVVLRLSAWGARELAAGNYQFTIAVNWLTGYNENSLREAMQGWRFELATQKIANRNPFGLPQRLWDYFLLQAGVSEHMRWADLPAKEQNKLIKYLCAQEFAVSGKTTFKEEFVTAGGIRLSEIDANTMQSKQVPGLFFAGEILDVDGITGGFNFQHAWTSGFIAAASIAGMSA
- the map gene encoding type I methionyl aminopeptidase is translated as MVYIKTPAEVELMRHSALLVSATLAEIAKILRPGITTLSLDKTIGEMIADHGGVPSFLNFHGYPFNSCISVNDVVVHGFPNKTELKDGDIISVDIGIVKNGYHGDHAYTFAIGDVKPEVLKLIRVTKESLYKGIEKAVAGNRVGDIGSAIQEHTEKKYGYGVVRELVGHGLGKSLHEDPQVPNYGKRGSGAKLKEGTVLAIEPMINMGKKEVYTESDGWTVRTVDHSPSVHFEHDVCVQKNEADILSDYGIIEAAEKANAHLVTDQSVLVG
- the secY gene encoding preprotein translocase subunit SecY produces the protein MKKFIQTLKNIWSIEELKSKILVTITLIAVYRLGTHIVLPGIDPTRINTAASGGGILGLIDAFAGGAFSQASILALGIMPYISASIFMQLMTILYPPFQKMQKEGESGRKKINQYTRYLTVAVAILQASAYVAYLHQTNKDAMVEAYAGYFWLSTTVILSAGTLFVMWLGEKITDKGLGNGSSVIIMVGILARLPQSLMQEWSAKTTGGSGRGLLLFVIEIAVLVAIIMGLIILIQGVRKIPVQYAKQIVGNRQFGGARQFLPIKVNSAGVMPIIFAQAIMFLPTLLSNFDSTRGLAKIFGDHSNFWYMLIYAVMVVGFTFLYTALIFNPKQIADDLKRNNGFIPGVKPGQPTADYIGSVMDKITLPGAVLLAVVGILPGFAQRLGVQQSFSSFFGGTSLLIMVGVILDTLQQIETQLLMRQYDGLMKSGRVQGRQTVSPASL
- the rplO gene encoding 50S ribosomal protein L15; amino-acid sequence: MKLHQIKPAEGATHKEKRLGRGEASGKGGTSTKGNKGGQSRAGYQRKNAHEGGQMPIQRRLPKRGFNNINRVEYKVFNLGQVDHLVEKYELKEFSLENLYINGLISRTDLIKVLGNGELKTKVTFKINAVSDKAKAAIEAAGGTVEIVK
- the rpmD gene encoding 50S ribosomal protein L30, with the translated sequence MSKIKITLIKSGIDRPERQKLTLQALGLNKLNATKEVEATPQILGMVRTVTHLVKVEQA
- the rpsE gene encoding 30S ribosomal protein S5, translated to MAKVNLNRVKAGDLELKEKVVAINRVVKTTKGGRAFSFSALVVVGNENGVVGHGLGKAKEVQEAITKGIEDAKKNLIKVPIMHGTVPHDQWAKVGAAKVLIKPAAHGTGVIAGGSMRAVLESVGITDVLAKSLGSANPHNVVKATFAALALLREPITIAKQRKLNLKKVFNG
- the rplR gene encoding 50S ribosomal protein L18, which codes for MNKLVKRQKIRYRIRKKVSGTATKPRLSVFRSNQDIYVQLIDDVTGVTLAAASSKDKEIAAQKGTRIEKSKLVGLAIARKATELGLSAVIFDRGGNLYHGRVKSVADGAREGGLQF
- the rplF gene encoding 50S ribosomal protein L6; the encoded protein is MSRIGKQPVVLPAGVTAAIGKDNVLTVKGPKGELKQAIDRDITVEIKDNTVTFARPTDQIRHRAMHGLYRALVANLVKGVTEGYKRNLELVGVGYKASNQGNLLDLSLGYSHNIIFEIPKELKLATSQEKGENPKISLEGIDKQLIGQVAAKLRSLRKPEPYKGKGVKYAGEVIRRKAGKAAGK
- the rpsH gene encoding 30S ribosomal protein S8: MVTDPIADFLTRVRNAQLAGHRIVEIPASNLKKRITEILYDQGYILKYKFEDDNKQGVIKIALKYDAQSKEPAIRSLERVSRPGLRQYATPAEFKRVKNGLGVAILSTSKGVMTDKQAKVQNVGGEVLCYIY
- the rpsN gene encoding 30S ribosomal protein S14; its protein translation is MAKESVKARQRKREHMVAQYAEKRAALKAAGEWQALDELPKNSSKVRLKNRCQLTGRPKGYMRYFGLSRVTFREMALNGKIPGVRKASW
- the rplE gene encoding 50S ribosomal protein L5; the protein is MSTTKYSPRLADKYKKDVVPALMKRFNYDSIMQVPRLEKICLNRGVNGAVSDKKLVDIAVDELTQITGQKAVTTMSKKDISNFKLRKNMPIGARVTLRGVKMYEFLDRLIATALPRVRDFKGVNEKAFDGRGNYTLGVTEQIIFPEIDIDKVNKITGLDITFVTTANTNEEAYELLKEMGMPFRKKD
- the rplX gene encoding 50S ribosomal protein L24, yielding MSNRFKPKFHVKKGDTVVVITGDDKDVKKPRKVLEIYPDKERVLIEGVNIVTRHTKPSARDTKGGIVKKEAPIHISNVMLWDAKKGEATKAKRTREDGKLVRVSKKSGEVIK
- the rplN gene encoding 50S ribosomal protein L14 → MIQQESRLNVADNSGAKEVLCIRVLGNSGQDYAKIGDKIVVTVKDAIPAGGIKKGTVVKAVIVRTKNKLRRKDGSYIRFDDNAVVLLNASDEPRGTRIFGPVARELRDKGYMKIISLAPEVL
- the rpsQ gene encoding 30S ribosomal protein S17; translation: MLDRNLRKTRTGVVTSNKMAKTITVAVERKVKHPIYGKFVKKTTKFHAHDEKNECTIGDVVKIMETRPLSKTKRWRLVEVVEKAK